CGGCGCTGGCGCGTTCGGCCTCGGCATCGGGCTGCGCTCGCTCGGCGCCGCCTCGCCAGTCGGCCTCTACGGCGGGTTCGACCTCGCCCTCGGCGGCGGCACGGGCTTCCTCTATCGCCTCCAGCCGCTGCTCGGCGTGGGCGCCGGGCTGGGTCGATACGTGACCGTCGGGCTCGGGGCGGGGCCCGGGCTCGACGGACTCACCGGACGGATCCCGTTCGGGGTCAGCTTTCCCATCGAGCTCTCGCTCGGCCTCGACTTCATCCGCGCGGTCGGCGTGACGGCGTGGGCTCGCGACGGCTGGGTGCTCGCGTCGAGCCGCCGCGAGCACGGCGCGCCGCACGCGGCCTTCGGAGACGAGGCGAGCGCTGGGCTCGACGTCCTGTTCGGAGAGCGCCGGGGGCCGGACGCCTCCGTCAACCGCGCGGGGTTCCGCGTCGGGCTCGGGATCCGTGAGGTGATGGGCGCGCCGATGGCTGAGCTCAGCGTCGGCGTCGGCGCTCGCCAAGTCGACTTCTGACGCGCCGCCGGCTTGACGCGCTCGCGCGAGTCTGGCGAGGTCTCGCCATGGAGCGGTGGCGCGTGCTCGACAGCCGCGTGATCCTCGAGCGGCCGTGGCTGCGGGTGCGAGAGGAGCGCATCGCGTTGCCGAGCGGGGTCGAGCTCGACGAGTTCCACGTCGTCGAGGGCGTGGACTGGGTCGGGGTGCTCGCGCTCACGGCGGAAGGAGACGCGGTGCTCGTCGAACAGTACCGCCATGGGCTCGGCGGCACGAGCCGTGAGCTACCGGCGGGCGTCATCGATCCCGGCGAGTCGCCGCTCGGCGCCGCTCAGCGTGAGCTGCGCGAAGAGACGGGCTTTGCCGCCGCGGACTGGGCCCCGCTCCTCACCGTCCACACCGAGCCCAGCCGCCACACCAGCCGCGCGCACTTCTACGTCGCACGCGGTGCCCGCCCGGTCGGGCCGCCCGCTCCCGAGGCCGCGGAGGAGATCGCGGTGCTCGTCCAGCCGGCGGCGCTCCTGCTCGACGACATCGCGAGCGGCCGGATCCAGCACGGGGTGCACGTCGGCGCGATCCTCCTGGCGGCGCGCCGCGGGCTCTTCTGACCGTGGTGACGCGGCCTCGCGAGCCGTCGCAGCGAGGCCGCGGGCGCCCGCGGAGAACGAGCCTTGCGGAGCGAAGCCTCCAGGGTTAGGTCGAATTCAGGCGCGCCTCCGGGGGAGACTGCGCCCGCGACGAGCGTAGGAGCGTTTCGAGTATGTCCTTTCTTCGGTCATCGATCCCAACCTGGCTCACCTTGGCCTCGGCGCTCGGCGTCGCGGCCCTGGTCACCGCGGGATGCGGCTCCGAGTCTAGCGACCTGAAGGCGAGCCCCGACGGCGGCGCAGGCTCCGGCGGCTCGTCCGCCGGTCGCCCGTGCGTTTCCGACAAGCAGTGCAAGGCCGATCATCTCCTCTGCGACACCACGCGCGG
Above is a window of Deltaproteobacteria bacterium DNA encoding:
- a CDS encoding NUDIX hydrolase, with translation MERWRVLDSRVILERPWLRVREERIALPSGVELDEFHVVEGVDWVGVLALTAEGDAVLVEQYRHGLGGTSRELPAGVIDPGESPLGAAQRELREETGFAAADWAPLLTVHTEPSRHTSRAHFYVARGARPVGPPAPEAAEEIAVLVQPAALLLDDIASGRIQHGVHVGAILLAARRGLF